In Opitutaceae bacterium, the sequence CTTCGTTTCATTCCTGGACTTACGGACATGCCGTCACGGCGTATCGTTCGCAGGGAGTTACGGCAGAACGCTCGTTGCTCGTCCTCGGAGACTTGGCCGCGCAATCGCTTGAGCGGCGGCAGTTCTACGTCGGCAACACCCGCTTCCGAGGGAGTCACGAAATTCTCCTGACGAACAAGATGGCCGTGCTTACGCGAGCTCACCAAGCGAACAGCCATCGTGAGCTCGCCACCGAATTCGTCGAACGACGCCAAATCAACGAGGTTGAGCGCATCGTTCCCCGGCCAGTGCGTCGGTGGAGCCGAACGCTGCAACGTGCATGGCTCGCGATCGCCAACCATTTCCCCCGTAGCAATTCCCAAACTCAGAAACAAACGCTATGAACCCACCCATTACTAGGAAACCGAAACTGCACTTCGAGAAACACGAAAAGCCGGAGCATATCTCCTTTGATGATCGCGCAAACTTCCGTCGCACACTGCCTTGGATTCAATTCACCGAGGCTCGTTGGGACTATGATGACCCTTCGCAGATCTTTATATTGATCGGCGATTGGACGGTTCTTTTGCAGGGCCATAATCTCGGACCGCTTTTTGAAGCGATTGAACTTCGACAGGTGCTCCGTGTAAAAACTATGCAGCCCGATCAGTGTGACAGCGAACGCGACTCCTTCGTCACCGAGATCGTTCTGACAAAAGTTCCAAGCGGCGATCTCTCAAAGAATAAGATCGGAACAGGACAGCTGTCTTTGCTGTGAATCGTCAATAAGATCAATTAATCGAAGCTCGTTGGCATACAAGTTCCCATGAATTTACACTCCGTCATCTACCGAAAATTCGGTAGATGCACAGTATTGAGTGTCAGCAAAGTTCGAGTTTTCTCCTAACCGCGCAACGAGGTCTCTCTTGGCGGGAGACTGACGAGTGCGGGAATCGGCCCCCTCAAGTGCCGGATAAGTATGGAGAAAACCATGACACTGCTCATTCAGGTAATGCCCTATGTGGCATTGATCGCGGGTGCCGTTCTGCTCTTCAAAGCGTGGCACCTCAATTCGAAGACGTCGGCGAATAAGCCGGTTTCGTATCGCCGTCGCTATGCTCTGCTCCTGGCAACGCTAGCGTTGCCTTCACTCGCTCACGCCCAAGCCGTGGACCTTCGTACCGCGACGGAATCCGGCAACGCGATCATCATGTACCTGAGCGGTACCTTCGCCGCGGTAGGCATCGTGGCCGCCGGTGTTGCGATGATGATGGGACGTCAGTCCATCGCCAAGTGGGCGTTCGCTGGTGCGCTCGTCAGTGGTCTCGCTTTCGCGATTGTCCGCACGATGTGGAGCAACATGGGCCTCGAAGCCGCAGGCGTGAGCTCCTTCTCCTAAATCAGCCGTGGAGGACACTCCGTGAACTCAAACACGTTGAACGAACACGACGCCAATCAGGGGGCTCAATCCTCGGGTGAGTTTCTCGGTATGACGGGAAACTCCGGATGGTACCTACTGGGCTCCGGCGGAGCGACGATCATGATGGTGATCTTCCTCTGGGGTGTTCTCGGTGTTTCGCTCCTTTTGTGTTTGTTCGTGGGTATCCTTCTGTGCGTGGGGTCGGTTGTCTATGTCTTCACGTTGAAGAACAACCGACCCCAACACTACGACACGGACTTCTTCGAGTCTTCGCTCGTGGAAGCGGGGGTTTTGGGGTTTCGCTTCTCGCCCAGGGCCAAGCTGCTCAGCAATCCCTTCTTGGATTTGAGTGGTGAACGCATCGCCCCGGAAGTGAAGGCCACTGCTCCCTCACGAAAAACAGCGCCGCGGTCGGACGTGCAAAGAAACAATTTCGATTCCCAACCCGCTACGGGTGAGCCGGCAGAGCCAAGCAAGGAATCGAAAGCGAAGAAGGCGCCGGAAATGGTATCAAAGGCGGACTATGAAACGCTGAAGGAAAAACTCGAGTACGCCGAGGAGGCGCTCGAAGAAGCAATCGAAGGAGGCGATGAGCTATGAGGGTCGAACCAGTCGACGGGTACTTTGGCGAAGACATGATTGTCTTCGAGGGTCTGCATCGCGGCGGGTACATTTCACGGGGCTTTGAGATCACCGCGCCAGACTTGGAGCAAGCGGACCCCGTTCATCACAACGCGTTCGAATCCGATTTGGTCGCGCTCCTGTCCGTTTTGAAACCGGAATGGCGCATGCAGGTCCAGTGGACGGTTGACTCTGATTTCCGCAAGCCTTTGCAGCGCTACCGGGAGGACACGGTCAAGCTCTCGACGAACGCGTGGAGCACGCGCCAGAGGAATGAGCGATTCGTTCGCTTCTCCCGGCTCGCCGAAGAGGGAGTGCTCCGTCGGGAGCGGCTCCGGGTGTATTTTACGATTCCCATA encodes:
- a CDS encoding DUF4133 domain-containing protein, coding for MNSNTLNEHDANQGAQSSGEFLGMTGNSGWYLLGSGGATIMMVIFLWGVLGVSLLLCLFVGILLCVGSVVYVFTLKNNRPQHYDTDFFESSLVEAGVLGFRFSPRAKLLSNPFLDLSGERIAPEVKATAPSRKTAPRSDVQRNNFDSQPATGEPAEPSKESKAKKAPEMVSKADYETLKEKLEYAEEALEEAIEGGDEL